A section of the Oscarella lobularis chromosome 15, ooOscLobu1.1, whole genome shotgun sequence genome encodes:
- the LOC136196324 gene encoding fibroblast growth factor receptor 1-like isoform X1: MDFSSPPPPPTSIASATFSTIHTVTVASFLMTLFLLLIVVVVVVTRRRFLRRGNDDDADAGIPPLRITPNNEAIIADEFPSFASSFDSTWMWPRKNIQIGRRLGEGMFGTVAEATAIDPKTHKRGKVAVKIARGSVRALGAICLDERQLDGLVVEADNMRKSGSNVNVLRLYGLSSRDGCLWLVMELSPYGDLHMNLNAVRLLPNRNELTSEERRNYALQIARGMNHLVSKNLLHRNLAAKHVLVFANNVVKVSGFGLEKEPCFQEIRSASDTKHVPEFVSTKWVAPEVLSHKYYTEFSDVWSYGIVLWEIWTLGKTPYADIPIEELYEKLFYHAYRLACPDDCPPNTYATMLKCWNRDPQRRPTFSTIISELEK; the protein is encoded by the exons atggatttctcctcgccgccgccgccgccaactTCGATCGCTTCCGCGACTTTTTCTACAATTCATACCGTCACCGTCGCTTCCTTTCTTATGACGCTGTTCCTTCTactgatcgtcgtcgtcgtcgtcgtcacacgtcgtcgcttcctgcgaagaggaaacgacgacgacgccgacgccggtATACCGCCGCTTCGGATCACGCCCAACAACGAAGCGATCATCGCCGACGAATTTCCGTCGTTCGCCTCCTCATTCGACAGCACATGGATGTGGCCGCGAAAAAACATTCAAATCGGTCGTCGACTCGGCGAGGGAATGTTCGGCACGgtcgccgaagcgacggcAATCGATCCCAAAACGCATAAACGGGGCAAAGTCGCCGTAAAAATAGCTCGCG GAAGCGTACGTGCATTGGGGGCAATCTGTTTAGACGAGCGCCAACTCGAcgggctcgtcgtcgaagccgacAACATGCGAAAGTCGGGAAGCAATGTCAATGTTCTTAGACTGTACGGACTCAGCTCCAGAGACG GGTGCTTGTGGTTAGTCATGGAACTCTCTCCCTACGGAGATCTGCATATGAATTTGAATGCCGTACGATTGCTTCCGAATCGAAACGAGCTCACGAGCGAAGAGAGGCGAAACTACGCACTTCAAATCGCTCGAGGCATGAATCATCTCGTTTCGAAAAAC TTGCTGCATCGAAATTTGGCTGCAAAGCACGTGCTCGTTTTCGCGAATAACGTGGTGAAAGTCAGCGGATTTGGGCTCGAGAAGGAGCCCTGTTTTCAGGAAATCCGCAGCGCCAGCGACACCAAACACGTGCCG GAATTCGTTTCTACCAAGTGGGTGGCCCCAGAAGTTCTAAGTCATAAATACTACACTGAATTCAGCGACGT GTGGTCTTACGGTATCGTTCTTTGGGAGATTTGGACTCTCG GGAAAACGCCCTACGCGGACATTCCCATCGAGGAACTCTACGAAAAACTTTTCTATCACGCCTATCGATTGGCCTGTCCTGACGACTGCCCTCCGAACAC ataCGCGACGATGCTGAAGTGCTGGAATAGGGACCCACAAAGGCGGCCaacgttttcgacgattaTAAGCGAACTTGAAAAATGA
- the LOC136196326 gene encoding fibroblast growth factor receptor 4-like, with product MPVSYIAILIAAISFFVAIFLIVLLLVTRRFCSKRHYYITDESAGETGVPPLRIRTNSDAIIKEAFPVRASFGSEWEWPGKSIEIIRRLGEGMFGTVVRATANDPKTKKSIEVAVKIARLRETCDTSRNVDELSLEADNMRQAGNHPNVLRMLGVSFINGSFSLVMELSQLGDLRMNLVAARLLPSRDELTDKQKLDYSLQVARGMNHLVSKGLLHRNLAAKHVLVFAGNVLKVSGFGLNKDSHFQEIGSVISSPSDNDFVSSRWAALEVLTDKSYTEYSDVWSYGVVVWEISTLGKTPYADIAVEDLYDQLAYNNYRLRCPEDCLPNLRSLMEKCWNSDPSQRPTFSKIIDKLETSA from the exons ATGCCTGTCTCGTATATAGCGATCCTCATTGccgcaatttctttcttcgttgcGATCTTTCTcatcgtcctcctccttgtAACGCGTCGTTTCTGCTCTAAGCGTCACTACTACATCACCGACGAATCCGCTGGCGAGACTGGCGTGCCACCGCTCCGCATCAGAACGAACAGCGATGCCATCATCAAGGAGGCATTTCCGGTGCGGGCGTCATTCGGTAGCGAGTGGGAATGGCCGGGAAAAAGTATCGAAATTATTCGCCGCCTTGGCGAAGGGATGTTTGGCACGGTCGTCAGAGCAACAGCGAATGACcccaaaacaaagaaatcgatcgaagTCGCCGTGAAAATAGCTAGACTGAGAG AAACGTGCGACACGAGTCGCAACGTGGACGAGCTCTCCTTGGAAGCGGACAACATGCGGCAGGCCGGAAACCATCCCAACGTCCTCAGGATGCTTGGAGTTTCTTTCATCAACG GATCCTTTTCCTTGGTGATGGAACTGTCACAATTAGGCGACTTGCGAATGAATTTGGTGGCGGCTCGACTGCTACCGAGTCGAGACGAGTTGACTGACAAGCAGAAGTTAGATTATTCTCTTCAAGTTGCTCGAGGGATGAATCACCTCGTATCAAAAGGA TTATTGCATCGAAACTTGGCAGCTAAACATGTCCTCGTCTTTGCCGGAAACGTCCTGAAAGTGTCAGGCTTTGGTCTGAATAAAGACTCTCACTTCCAGGAAATTGGCAGCGTCATATCCAGCCCGTCTGACAAC GACTTCGTTTCCTCCCGTTGGGCGGCACTGGAAGTTTTGACCGATAAATCATACACGGAATATAGCGATGT ATGGTCATATGGCGTTGTCGTCTGGGAAATTTCTACTCTCG GGAAGACTCCTTATGCTGACATAGCTGTCGAAGATCTCTACGACCAGCTGGCATACAACAACTATCGCTTGCGTTGTCCTGAAGATTGTCTTCCCAACCT GCGTTCTTTGATGGAAAAGTGCTGGAACAGTGACCCCTCGCAGCGACcgactttttcaaaaatCATCGACAAACTTGAAACAAGTGCTTGA
- the LOC136196324 gene encoding fibroblast growth factor receptor 1-like isoform X2, whose protein sequence is MDFSSPPPPPTSIASATFSTIHTVTVASFLMTLFLLLIVVVVVVTRRRFLRRGNDDDADAGIPPLRITPNNEAIIADEFPSFASSFDSTWMWPRKNIQIGRRLGEGMFGTVAEATAIDPKTHKRGKVAVKIARDERQLDGLVVEADNMRKSGSNVNVLRLYGLSSRDGCLWLVMELSPYGDLHMNLNAVRLLPNRNELTSEERRNYALQIARGMNHLVSKNLLHRNLAAKHVLVFANNVVKVSGFGLEKEPCFQEIRSASDTKHVPEFVSTKWVAPEVLSHKYYTEFSDVWSYGIVLWEIWTLGKTPYADIPIEELYEKLFYHAYRLACPDDCPPNTYATMLKCWNRDPQRRPTFSTIISELEK, encoded by the exons atggatttctcctcgccgccgccgccgccaactTCGATCGCTTCCGCGACTTTTTCTACAATTCATACCGTCACCGTCGCTTCCTTTCTTATGACGCTGTTCCTTCTactgatcgtcgtcgtcgtcgtcgtcacacgtcgtcgcttcctgcgaagaggaaacgacgacgacgccgacgccggtATACCGCCGCTTCGGATCACGCCCAACAACGAAGCGATCATCGCCGACGAATTTCCGTCGTTCGCCTCCTCATTCGACAGCACATGGATGTGGCCGCGAAAAAACATTCAAATCGGTCGTCGACTCGGCGAGGGAATGTTCGGCACGgtcgccgaagcgacggcAATCGATCCCAAAACGCATAAACGGGGCAAAGTCGCCGTAAAAATAGCTCGCG ACGAGCGCCAACTCGAcgggctcgtcgtcgaagccgacAACATGCGAAAGTCGGGAAGCAATGTCAATGTTCTTAGACTGTACGGACTCAGCTCCAGAGACG GGTGCTTGTGGTTAGTCATGGAACTCTCTCCCTACGGAGATCTGCATATGAATTTGAATGCCGTACGATTGCTTCCGAATCGAAACGAGCTCACGAGCGAAGAGAGGCGAAACTACGCACTTCAAATCGCTCGAGGCATGAATCATCTCGTTTCGAAAAAC TTGCTGCATCGAAATTTGGCTGCAAAGCACGTGCTCGTTTTCGCGAATAACGTGGTGAAAGTCAGCGGATTTGGGCTCGAGAAGGAGCCCTGTTTTCAGGAAATCCGCAGCGCCAGCGACACCAAACACGTGCCG GAATTCGTTTCTACCAAGTGGGTGGCCCCAGAAGTTCTAAGTCATAAATACTACACTGAATTCAGCGACGT GTGGTCTTACGGTATCGTTCTTTGGGAGATTTGGACTCTCG GGAAAACGCCCTACGCGGACATTCCCATCGAGGAACTCTACGAAAAACTTTTCTATCACGCCTATCGATTGGCCTGTCCTGACGACTGCCCTCCGAACAC ataCGCGACGATGCTGAAGTGCTGGAATAGGGACCCACAAAGGCGGCCaacgttttcgacgattaTAAGCGAACTTGAAAAATGA